A stretch of DNA from Desulfosarcina ovata subsp. ovata:
ATTCGCTTCTGTGACAACAAAACGGGAGGTATTCGCCGTAACAAGGAGAGGGATAAAATTTGTTTGCGCGTAGTCGGTTAAATGACTTTGAATTAATCTTATTCTTAATTGGTGGGAACAAAATAGCTGTGATTCAGATCACACCTTTCGAAATGTTTATCAATAACGCCGTTACGACAAAACCAATGCTGTGACCCAGGACCGCCGCAGTCAGGCACCGACCATCTGGCGCCCCCGTTTGCGATAGTAGTGCAGGCCGACCAGCCCTGCCTTTTTGATCCGGTTGGTGGATTCAAAGGCCTGGATGGTTTTCAAATCTTCCCCGTCAATCCCGGGAACGGCCAGAACCGGGCTGATGTACTGGGCGTGACGCTGGATCAGCCCGGAACCATGCAGATCGGTACGGGTTAGAATGCCGATCAGGCTGAACTGGCTCCCGGATCCCGCCAGCACCTCCATAACCGCCCGGTCGCACCTGAGGTTATTTAAAAACAGATCCAGCGGATTCCGCGTCCAGCGGGTGCTGAACACCCATCGGCTGACCTTCTTTGAATAGCCGTGAAGCTGCCATTGGATGGCGCGCCGGTTGTTGATCACCGCCACAGCGGAAAAATCAAAAGCGTACCCGTTGTCGATGGTGGTGTGGCGATTGTAACTGAGGTATTGCAGATTCTGGGTTTTGGCGGGCATGCCGCCGATGACGAGGATGTCTTTCAATAACGCGGTATTGGGCTTTACCACCCGATCCACGCAGTGGATAAGCCCATCGATAAAGTCGCTTTTCATCCTTCCCCCCCGGTTCCGGTCCGACTGTTTCCGATGCAATCCGACATCTGTAGACTATTATCTACTTGACATGTCGTTCGGCATCCGTCAAGCCATATTCATAAGGGAAAAACCATCAGCGGCCGTGATCCGGTAAGGGCGCGCCAAATACTTCCCGGATTCTTTCAGAATTCCAGGACCAGTCCCACGGGGCAGTGGTCCGATCCGAAAATGGCGTTGTCGATGAATGCGTCCTTTACCCAACCGCTTTTGATCATGTCCTCGGAAACAAAAAAGTAGTCAATCCGCCACCCCGCGTTGTTCTTGCGTGCGTTGAAGCGATAGGTCCACCACGAATATTTGACCGTATCGGGGTAGAGATACCGGAAGGTGTCTACATAGCCCATCCCGACGATGCGATCCAGCCACTGGCGCTCTATGGGCAGAAACCCGGAACGGGTCGAATTGGGGCCGGGATTCTTCAGGTCGATCTCGTTGTGGGCCGTGTTGAAATCCCCGGTGATGATCAAGCTCCGGCCCTGCCGGCGCAATCCTTCGGTGTAGTCGAAGAATGCTTCGTAAAAATCGAGTTTGTACTGCAATCGGTCGTCATTCATCTGGCCATTGGGAAAATAGACGTTGAAGAAGGTAAAGGCATCGAATTCCATTTCGACGATGCGCCCTTCATCGTCAAAACGGGGCATTCCCAGTCCGTGGTTCACTGACTTCGGGGTCAGCCGCGTATAAGCCGCCACACCGCTGTAGCCCTTTTTCACCGTGGAGAAGGAGAAGGCCGCATCGTAGCCGTCGATCGCTTTCATGGCCGGGGTCAGTTGGTCTTCCTGAAGTTTGGTCTCCTGGAGCCCGATGATGTCCGCATCCAGGCTGCGGATCGATTCGAGGAAGTCCTTCTTCATGACGGCCCGATAGCCGTTGACGTTCCAGGAAACGAGTTTGAGGGTCTGCTTGGGCATGGTGTTCAGTCCTCCTTGTCTTTGGATGCTTCAACGGTGGCGGTCCACACCGGTTTGGGGACACATGTCAGTCACCGGGCAGCGGCTGCAAAAAGGCGATACCGGCCGGCAGAGCATCTGCCCGAAGGCCACCAGCAATTCATTGTAGCGGACCCAGTGGCGCTTGGGCAGCTTTTTGCGCAGGGCCATTTCGGTCTGATCCGGCGTTTTGGTGTTCACGTAGCCGATGCGGTTGCTGATGCGGTGGACGTGGGTATCCACGCAGATGGCCGGGATCTTGAACCCTTCCACCAGCACCAGGTTGGCGGTCTTGCGGCCCACGCCGGGAAGGGCGGTGAGCGCTTCCAGCGTATCGGGCACCTGGCCGTCATACCGGTCCAGCAGGATGCGGCTGATCTCCAGAAGCCGTTTGGCCTTGGTGGGGTAGAACCCCACGGGATAGATCCGTTTTTCGATGGCCTCGGGTGTCAGCCGGATCATCGCCTCGGGTGTCCGGGCCACCTTGAAAAGGCGCTCCGCGGCCGGGCCGGTCACCTCGTCCTTGGTCCGCAGGGATAGCAGGGTGGAGACCAGCACCTCGAAGGGGCTCGCGCCGCGGTTGGCAATAAAGGTAATAATGGGGGCATCCCACTGGCGGTAGTGGGTTTCGATGGCAGCGACAAAATCATCGATATTAAACGTGCGCTTTCTGGGCATAACCGCTTCTTTCTCTGTCTGCATCAGATGTCGGCAGGATTTCCGGTAAGGGAACCGCTCTGCATGCATACACGGATCGGCCGCCCAGGTAAAGTCAAAGTGCTCCGGTTCATAAACTTGTGCACCGGTCACCTTTGCTGTACGATGTGTCGTCGTATTTTCGAACAATATCCCACGTCCACCGCCGATGGGGTAGCCATCAAAAAGAGAGGAAACGTATAAATGCTGAGCTTACGAAGTAGACTGTGCCGCTTAACAACAAAATATATAGTTGCCCCCAAGCTGAACAATATAAGTTCCATCGATGACGCCAGAAAAGACATGGAAAAAATGGCGCGGTTTTCAAAACTCCCGCCCCATACCCAGGTTGAAAAAGTTCAGTTAAACGGGATTCCCGCTGAATGGGTTTATGCAAACACGGCTCGTGAAGACAGGGCTATCCTATTTCTGCATGGGGGTGGCTATAATCTGTGTTCTCCCAACACCCATCGCGAAATAGGCGCCCACATTTCCAAAGCAAGTGGTGCAAAATTGCTGCTGATCGATTATCGACTGGCCCCGGAATATCCCTTCCCAGCGGCTCTGGAAGACGCGCTTTCTGCATACCGTTGGCTGATCAATCAGGGACTGCCAGGGAAAAGCATTGCCATTGCGGGAGATTCCGCAGGAGGAGGATTAGCATTATCCACCGCCATCTCAATACGCGATGCAGGCGATCCTCTGCCTTCATCAATCGCGTGTATCTCCCCGTGGACCGATTTGGTTTTTACCGGCAATTCAATCAAAACAAACTCGGAAATAGATCCTTTGGTAGATGCTCCAGCAGGAAAAGTTATGGCGGAAAACTATATCGGGGACAATGATCCCCATAATCCGGGGATATCACCCCTGTATGCCGATTTAAAAGGTCTCCCGCCATTACTGATTCATGTTGGCACGGACGAACTGCTATTGGATGATTCAAAACGCGTTGCAAAAAAGGCCGAAGACGCAGGAGTTAATGTAACCTTAAAGATTTATGATAAATTATGGCACGTCTTTCATTTGAACTTGAAAGCCATGCCTGAGGCAAGGGCAGCCGTGGCTGAGTTTGCCGCTTTTATTAAAAAGCATTTTGAATAGAATCGGTGGGATTGCTTGGCAAGTCTTGGACCCAGCCAGATGAAGGCGAAGGGTGCCGCGGCAGACAACAGTAGGCCTGCTGAACAGCTTTTTACAAAAAGTGGCCCATAATTTGGGTTGAATGAGTCCGAAACAAAGAAAACTGTGTATTATTTCGATCAGTTGATGTATTATATCCATAAATTGTATTGTAATACCGTGATGTTGTATCGGAATAACAAGACCTGTTTAAAAATATCCTATTATTCCAAATTAAAAGTTCAGCAAATGTTCAGCAATTAAACCCAAGTGTGTTGGTTATCCGAATCAACTCTAAATGTAAGGGGGCGAAATATGGCATTAATGGACTATACCATTGAAGACAATGTGGCGGTATTAAGCATGAACAGCGGGGAAAATCAGTTTGGTTTCCCCTTTATTGATGCCTTCCTTGAGGTGCTTGATAAAATCGAAAGAGACACCGATGCCAATGTACTGGTAACGAAATCTTCCCATGATAAAATATGGTCCGCTGGTATCGATCCGGACTTAGAAAATGAAGAAAAAACAAAATTGACCAAGAAATTCCGCGTCCAAATGTATTCATTATACAGACGCATTTTAACATATCCCATGATCACCGTTGCAGCTATCACCGGACATGCCTTTGCCGCGGGAGCGTATCTTGCCTTTTCCCATGATTTTCGTTTTATGCGAAAAGACAAGGGGTGGCTCTGCCTGCCGGAAGTCGATCTTGGCATAAATATCGGGCGCGTTCTCACCTCTATTGCACGACGTGCTGTTCCGGATTATAAATTCGAAGAGATGCTGTATACCGGCAAAAGATTAACAGCCGAGGAATGTGCGGAACACCATATTGTTTATAAGGCTTGCCATATGGATGACCTCATGAACGAAGTGCTTTCCTTTGCCAAGGCTCAAAACAAAGACAGGCGCATTATCCGCCTAATGAAACAAGAAACAAATCAACAGCTTCTGAAAATCATTGATGATACCATATTGTTCTTGGCTGATTTTTAACAGTCTACAATTTAATAGCCGATCACTCAG
This window harbors:
- a CDS encoding exodeoxyribonuclease III; this encodes MPKQTLKLVSWNVNGYRAVMKKDFLESIRSLDADIIGLQETKLQEDQLTPAMKAIDGYDAAFSFSTVKKGYSGVAAYTRLTPKSVNHGLGMPRFDDEGRIVEMEFDAFTFFNVYFPNGQMNDDRLQYKLDFYEAFFDYTEGLRRQGRSLIITGDFNTAHNEIDLKNPGPNSTRSGFLPIERQWLDRIVGMGYVDTFRYLYPDTVKYSWWTYRFNARKNNAGWRIDYFFVSEDMIKSGWVKDAFIDNAIFGSDHCPVGLVLEF
- a CDS encoding endonuclease III domain-containing protein, with amino-acid sequence MPRKRTFNIDDFVAAIETHYRQWDAPIITFIANRGASPFEVLVSTLLSLRTKDEVTGPAAERLFKVARTPEAMIRLTPEAIEKRIYPVGFYPTKAKRLLEISRILLDRYDGQVPDTLEALTALPGVGRKTANLVLVEGFKIPAICVDTHVHRISNRIGYVNTKTPDQTEMALRKKLPKRHWVRYNELLVAFGQMLCRPVSPFCSRCPVTDMCPQTGVDRHR
- a CDS encoding alpha/beta hydrolase, whose amino-acid sequence is MLSLRSRLCRLTTKYIVAPKLNNISSIDDARKDMEKMARFSKLPPHTQVEKVQLNGIPAEWVYANTAREDRAILFLHGGGYNLCSPNTHREIGAHISKASGAKLLLIDYRLAPEYPFPAALEDALSAYRWLINQGLPGKSIAIAGDSAGGGLALSTAISIRDAGDPLPSSIACISPWTDLVFTGNSIKTNSEIDPLVDAPAGKVMAENYIGDNDPHNPGISPLYADLKGLPPLLIHVGTDELLLDDSKRVAKKAEDAGVNVTLKIYDKLWHVFHLNLKAMPEARAAVAEFAAFIKKHFE
- a CDS encoding enoyl-CoA hydratase/isomerase family protein, translating into MALMDYTIEDNVAVLSMNSGENQFGFPFIDAFLEVLDKIERDTDANVLVTKSSHDKIWSAGIDPDLENEEKTKLTKKFRVQMYSLYRRILTYPMITVAAITGHAFAAGAYLAFSHDFRFMRKDKGWLCLPEVDLGINIGRVLTSIARRAVPDYKFEEMLYTGKRLTAEECAEHHIVYKACHMDDLMNEVLSFAKAQNKDRRIIRLMKQETNQQLLKIIDDTILFLADF